The following proteins come from a genomic window of Ornithinimicrobium cryptoxanthini:
- a CDS encoding IMPACT family protein has protein sequence MARRRYQTIRGPVTASIEERRSVFECWLRRADSEQDARAVVEEARTRHWDARHHCSAWVLGPEGDLTRSHDDGEPSGTAGAPMLEVLTHSGLSDVVAVVTRWFGGTLLGAGGLVRAYGDAVRAALAEAEPLRRELLQLGSVEVGHADAGRLEHDLRAHGVVVRDVDYASSVILHLAVPVGDLAQVSAHVARLTGGVAAFRPGATEWVDQPGR, from the coding sequence ATGGCCCGCAGGAGATATCAGACGATCCGCGGCCCCGTGACGGCCTCGATCGAGGAGCGTCGTTCGGTCTTCGAGTGCTGGCTGCGCCGCGCGGACTCCGAGCAGGACGCGCGCGCCGTCGTCGAGGAGGCGCGCACCAGGCACTGGGACGCGCGACACCACTGCTCCGCGTGGGTGCTCGGTCCGGAGGGCGACCTGACCAGGTCCCACGACGACGGCGAACCATCTGGCACCGCGGGCGCACCCATGCTGGAGGTGCTCACCCACAGCGGCCTCAGCGACGTCGTGGCCGTCGTCACCCGGTGGTTCGGCGGGACGCTCCTGGGCGCGGGAGGGCTGGTCCGGGCCTACGGTGACGCCGTGCGCGCCGCGCTCGCCGAGGCTGAGCCGCTGCGGCGCGAGCTGCTCCAGCTGGGCAGCGTGGAGGTGGGTCACGCCGACGCGGGGCGCCTCGAGCACGACCTGCGCGCGCACGGCGTGGTGGTGCGGGACGTCGACTACGCGAGCTCCGTCATACTCCATCTCGCCGTGCCGGTCGGGGACCTGGCGCAGGTGAGCGCCCACGTGGCCCGCTTGACTGGTGGGGTCGCTGCGTTCCGGCCCGGCGCGACGGAGTGGGTGGACCAGCCCGGACGGTAG
- a CDS encoding copper resistance CopC family protein: MFTLSTRGRRPGGRTALGALLLTLWLTLLAAPASAHDSLVDSDPAQDAVLTEVPSQLELTFSGEISDLGVQFVVIGPEERDVVQGTPTVSGTVVTQTLTEELVDGDYEATWRVTSSDGHPISGTIGFSIADATTSRSGDRGEATATDGGTAAPTSGAVTEDAETTAPTATPSPTEAATPAPADDAVVTAEAAPDPTTESSGIPTWGWLVAALAAVGLVACGFLAFRRN; the protein is encoded by the coding sequence GTGTTCACCCTCTCCACGCGGGGGCGACGGCCAGGGGGTCGCACCGCCCTCGGCGCACTGCTGCTCACCCTCTGGCTGACTCTGCTCGCCGCGCCCGCCAGCGCCCATGACTCGCTGGTCGACAGCGATCCGGCGCAGGATGCCGTCCTGACCGAGGTCCCTTCCCAGCTCGAGCTCACCTTCAGCGGAGAGATCTCCGACCTGGGCGTGCAGTTCGTCGTGATCGGACCGGAGGAGCGTGACGTCGTGCAGGGCACGCCCACGGTGTCCGGGACCGTCGTGACACAAACCCTGACCGAGGAGCTGGTGGACGGCGACTACGAGGCCACCTGGCGGGTGACCTCGTCAGACGGACACCCGATCTCCGGCACCATCGGCTTCAGCATCGCCGACGCGACCACGTCGCGCTCCGGCGACCGTGGTGAGGCCACCGCCACCGATGGCGGCACGGCCGCACCCACGAGCGGGGCCGTGACCGAGGACGCCGAGACCACCGCCCCGACCGCTACCCCCTCCCCGACAGAGGCAGCGACACCAGCACCTGCTGACGACGCCGTCGTCACCGCCGAGGCCGCACCGGACCCGACAACTGAATCGAGCGGCATACCCACCTGGGGTTGGCTGGTCGCCGCCCTGGCCGCCGTCGGCCTCGTGGCGTGCGGCTTCCTGGCCTTCCGTCGCAACTGA
- a CDS encoding DUF3073 domain-containing protein, whose product MGRGRAKAKQTKVARRLKYYSPDTDLTALARELGAGGEAAPPPDAAEEAVEEPDEDDAYERWASSDN is encoded by the coding sequence ATGGGGCGCGGCCGGGCCAAAGCAAAGCAGACCAAGGTCGCCCGGAGACTGAAGTACTACTCTCCGGACACTGACCTCACCGCACTCGCGCGTGAGCTGGGAGCAGGCGGCGAAGCCGCCCCACCTCCCGACGCTGCCGAGGAAGCGGTCGAAGAGCCGGACGAGGACGACGCCTACGAGCGTTGGGCCTCCTCCGACAACTGA